AATACTCTCCTGcactcatcatcatcatcatcatcatcatcatgtctCGCATACTCTccctcggcatcggcaacatgggcgccgccctcgcccgcaccctcctcgcctccaaCCCATCCTCCCCCCTGACCATCTGGAACCGCACCGCCGACCGGCCcctcgtcaaggccctcaccgccgccggcgcgcacTTCCAGggagacgtcgccgcggctATTGCCGCCTCCGACATCATTCTCATCTGCGTCCTGGACTACGACACCATCTACTCCGCGCTCTCCCCCTTGGCAGACTCCtcgtccgtcctcgccggcaagACCATCGTCAACCTCACCAACGGCACCCcgcggcaggccgccgccgcgcaggcctggttccgcgagcgcggcgtcgcgcgctactttgacggcgccgtcatggtcaccccgcagctcgtcggcacgcCGCACGCCTTCTTGCTCTTCTCGGGCGAGACCGAGGCCGCCTTCCGGTCGAGGgtcgcgtcgccgctcgcGTCCGTCGGCAAGGCGCTGTACAcgggcgaggacgtggcctcggcggcgacggaggacgtcgcggcgctggcggccatgtaCGGCATGTTCTCGGGCGCCTTTATCGGCATGGGCCTCGTCAAGAGGCAGCttgccagggcg
Above is a genomic segment from Purpureocillium takamizusanense chromosome 2, complete sequence containing:
- a CDS encoding 3-hydroxyisobutyrate dehydrogenase (TransMembrane:2 (i51-77o238-258i)~EggNog:ENOG503PEMC~COG:I); protein product: MTVYKRTACKSIIETSPSRTASDSDSYSKISFFEPPSTIQTFSIDRQYSPALIIIIIIIIMSRILSLGIGNMGAALARTLLASNPSSPLTIWNRTADRPLVKALTAAGAHFQGDVAAAIAASDIILICVLDYDTIYSALSPLADSSSVLAGKTIVNLTNGTPRQAAAAQAWFRERGVARYFDGAVMVTPQLVGTPHAFLLFSGETEAAFRSRVASPLASVGKALYTGEDVASAATEDVAALAAMYGMFSGAFIGMGLVKRQLARAAAADTKKEGSSGSAANVKVTPSVESVMIPMLTALVPYVALIAKAVDEEAWDDDMGNPLGMQLAGVRNILQACKDEGVNGGALETLAGLMQKVVDDRGGAGGVPEVARFILE